One part of the Deltaproteobacteria bacterium genome encodes these proteins:
- the dctP gene encoding TRAP transporter substrate-binding protein DctP: MRTLSPLGATLALCLALAPAARAETEIKIATLAPRGSVWMQVLNKMKAMVAQQTKGEVKLHFYPGQVQGDEVDVVRKMRTGQVHGGAFTTVGLQQLNPKVLVLQIPTLFVDYALLDRVRDQLRAELEATFLEKGYVLLGWGEIGKIYLFSKNKIGSLKEIAKQKVWAWTDDPLPKAMLRALGVSPRLLGVPQVLPGLNTGIIDTVYTSPYGCMALQWHTKVKYMLDASFGVANGATVITKAVFDKLTPEQQKILRTLADKAHRVLIKRIRQDNDKALETLKAEGLEVVQVSEADKQAFRKAATAVGLSFVPRYYPKELYDKVLKLAK; the protein is encoded by the coding sequence ATGCGCACCCTGTCCCCCCTCGGCGCGACGCTGGCGCTGTGCCTCGCGCTCGCCCCCGCCGCTCGCGCGGAGACCGAGATCAAGATCGCCACGCTCGCGCCTCGCGGCTCGGTCTGGATGCAGGTCCTGAACAAGATGAAGGCCATGGTGGCCCAGCAGACCAAGGGCGAGGTGAAGCTCCACTTCTACCCGGGGCAGGTGCAGGGGGACGAGGTGGACGTGGTGCGCAAGATGCGCACGGGGCAGGTCCACGGCGGCGCCTTCACCACCGTCGGGCTCCAGCAGCTCAACCCGAAGGTGCTGGTGCTGCAGATCCCGACCCTCTTCGTGGACTACGCCCTGCTCGACCGCGTGCGCGACCAGCTGCGGGCGGAGCTCGAGGCCACCTTCCTCGAGAAGGGCTACGTGCTCCTCGGCTGGGGGGAGATCGGCAAGATCTACCTCTTCTCCAAGAATAAGATCGGCAGCCTGAAGGAGATCGCGAAGCAGAAGGTCTGGGCCTGGACCGACGACCCGCTCCCCAAGGCCATGCTGCGCGCGCTCGGCGTCTCGCCGCGGCTCCTCGGCGTGCCGCAGGTCCTCCCCGGGCTGAACACCGGCATCATCGACACGGTCTACACCTCGCCCTACGGCTGCATGGCCCTGCAGTGGCACACCAAGGTCAAGTACATGCTCGACGCGTCCTTCGGCGTGGCCAACGGCGCCACGGTGATCACCAAGGCCGTCTTCGACAAGCTCACCCCCGAGCAGCAGAAGATCCTCAGGACCCTCGCCGACAAGGCCCACCGCGTGCTCATCAAGCGCATCCGCCAGGACAACGACAAGGCGCTCGAGACCCTCAAGGCCGAGGGGCTCGAGGTGGTGCAGGTCTCCGAGGCGGACAAGCAGGCCTTCCGGAAGGCGGCCACCGCCGTCGGACTCTCCTTCGTGCCGCGCTACTACCCGAAGGAGCTCTACGACAAGGTGCTCAAGCTGGCCAAGTAG
- a CDS encoding fused MFS/spermidine synthase, translated as MERDRRTDSPLPLALVAVCFFGSGLTGLVYELIWTRRLYAVFGSTTYSVTTVLAAFMAGLGIGSYVVGRRVDAVRSGFRTYAWLELGVAAFALVSLPLLDLVETLYGGLQRAFELGPVASAVLKLVLAFPVLAFPAGMMGGTLPALARAIVQRRAELHRDVGRLYGINTIGAAAGTLLAGTLLIERLGLYRSILLAATVNALIGAAVLWALRRAGEEREPSAPPAPTAAAGPEVGLRAHLRRPTVLFCAVAVFLTGLLSMSYEVVWTRLLSLLMGSSTYAFTLVLGIFLVGIALGSLLYSYFARGRLPTVFNLALVLLALVMWAAVSLAVIPEFPGALVRLAQVPGLTFYRVLSFECLFAAVLLFVPTLLLGAALPMAMGIISRALGQVGRDVGGVYLVNTGGAILGSVLTGFVLIPWLGTRTTLLVGFWINLFLAAVGLFAFAGTPARRTGALVLVLLVGGAALSQPPWPSQVYDAGLAYRLDRVAAKNPLELEQRLLRAPSKALFLREGVNATISVRQFRQSLSLLINGKPDASSSLDMPTQVVLGAVAMLAHPRPEQVAIVGWGSGVTAYTTTFFPELKRVDVMEIERAVIEAAPFFHPVNGKVDQHPKLRVIYDDARSRLLTSKQQYDVIVSEPSNPWMTGVSGLFSRDYYRLVKRRLKPGGVFGQWLQLYRIDAASVALVLRTLLDSFPHAQLWFSDLHDVLLLGSEQPFRLSLDRVRRAFEADARLGVHLAAYGPGAQPEHVFGCFLLDRPAIEALLARFPTEVMHDDRPTLEYRAVRNLYGAHPDHIDALLKLKMERGNFLPPLEGSPPPVGLALSGTARLVHLKNDLSDRFTSWALQRFGDEPQLRLERARTLLRHRKFGEAIALAQALPKEPGFLAEGALVEGRALLRSERAGEALAKLSAMGRFRPTARRYYQLEAATTVGNYPLGWQLAEELLGTIDDRTDPDALLLDRRMIYERIFELARRSKEFDRSVRLLTRRKETTGGEVERLAALLEAYRGAGMPKQAARTFDALLEFDILDERHLKSCEAIYREAGEPDRASACRERRERLLGPSEPETLWK; from the coding sequence ATGGAGCGCGACCGACGGACGGACTCGCCGTTGCCTCTGGCGCTGGTGGCCGTGTGCTTCTTCGGCTCGGGGCTGACCGGGCTCGTCTACGAGCTGATCTGGACGCGGCGGCTCTACGCCGTCTTCGGCAGCACGACCTATTCGGTCACGACGGTGCTCGCGGCCTTCATGGCGGGGCTGGGTATCGGGAGCTACGTCGTCGGACGGCGCGTCGACGCGGTGCGCTCGGGCTTCCGGACCTACGCCTGGCTCGAGCTCGGAGTGGCGGCCTTCGCGCTCGTCTCGCTCCCGCTCCTGGACCTGGTCGAGACGCTCTACGGCGGGCTCCAGCGCGCGTTCGAGCTCGGCCCCGTGGCGTCGGCCGTGCTGAAGCTCGTCCTGGCCTTCCCCGTGCTGGCCTTCCCCGCCGGGATGATGGGGGGCACGCTCCCCGCGCTCGCCCGGGCCATCGTGCAGCGCCGCGCCGAGCTGCACCGGGACGTGGGCCGGCTCTACGGCATCAACACCATCGGCGCCGCGGCCGGCACGCTCCTCGCGGGGACGCTCCTCATCGAGCGACTGGGCCTCTATCGCTCGATCCTCCTCGCGGCCACCGTGAACGCGCTCATCGGCGCGGCCGTGCTCTGGGCCCTGCGTCGCGCCGGGGAGGAGCGCGAGCCCTCCGCGCCGCCCGCGCCCACCGCCGCGGCGGGCCCCGAGGTGGGGCTGCGGGCCCATCTACGCCGTCCGACCGTGCTCTTCTGCGCCGTGGCGGTCTTTCTCACGGGCCTCCTCTCGATGTCCTACGAGGTGGTCTGGACCCGCCTCCTCTCGCTGCTCATGGGCAGCTCGACCTACGCCTTCACGCTGGTCCTCGGCATCTTCCTCGTCGGGATCGCGCTCGGCTCGCTGCTCTATAGTTACTTCGCCCGCGGGCGCCTCCCCACGGTCTTCAACCTGGCGCTGGTCCTGCTCGCGCTCGTGATGTGGGCGGCCGTCTCGCTGGCGGTGATCCCCGAGTTTCCCGGCGCGCTCGTGCGCCTCGCGCAGGTGCCGGGCCTCACCTTCTACCGCGTCCTCTCCTTCGAGTGCCTCTTCGCGGCCGTGCTGCTCTTCGTTCCGACGCTCCTCCTCGGCGCCGCGCTCCCCATGGCCATGGGGATCATCTCGCGCGCCCTCGGGCAGGTGGGGCGCGACGTCGGCGGGGTCTACCTCGTCAACACCGGCGGGGCCATCCTCGGGAGCGTGCTCACGGGCTTCGTGCTCATCCCGTGGCTCGGCACGCGCACCACCCTGCTCGTGGGCTTCTGGATCAATCTCTTCCTCGCGGCGGTGGGCCTCTTCGCCTTCGCCGGGACACCCGCCCGCCGCACCGGCGCCCTCGTGCTCGTGCTGCTCGTCGGCGGCGCGGCGCTTTCCCAGCCCCCGTGGCCGAGCCAGGTGTACGACGCGGGGCTGGCCTACCGCCTGGACCGCGTCGCGGCCAAGAACCCGCTCGAGCTCGAACAGCGCCTGCTCCGCGCCCCCAGCAAGGCGCTCTTTCTGCGCGAGGGGGTGAACGCCACCATCTCGGTGCGGCAGTTCCGGCAGTCGCTCTCGCTGCTCATCAACGGCAAGCCCGACGCTTCGAGCTCGCTCGACATGCCGACGCAGGTGGTCCTCGGCGCGGTGGCGATGCTGGCCCACCCGCGGCCCGAGCAGGTGGCCATCGTGGGCTGGGGCTCGGGGGTGACCGCCTACACCACCACCTTCTTCCCCGAGCTGAAGCGCGTGGACGTGATGGAGATCGAGCGCGCCGTGATCGAGGCCGCGCCCTTCTTCCACCCCGTGAACGGCAAGGTGGACCAGCACCCGAAGCTGCGCGTGATCTACGACGACGCCCGCAGCCGGCTGCTCACCAGCAAGCAGCAGTACGACGTGATCGTCTCGGAGCCGTCGAACCCGTGGATGACCGGCGTGAGCGGCCTCTTCTCGCGCGACTACTACCGCCTGGTGAAGAGGCGCCTCAAGCCCGGCGGCGTCTTCGGCCAGTGGCTGCAGCTCTACCGCATCGACGCGGCCTCGGTGGCGCTCGTGCTGCGCACGCTCCTCGACTCCTTTCCGCACGCGCAGCTCTGGTTCAGCGACCTGCACGACGTGCTCCTCCTCGGCTCGGAGCAGCCCTTCCGCCTCTCCCTCGATCGGGTCCGCCGGGCCTTCGAGGCCGACGCGCGCCTCGGCGTGCACCTGGCGGCCTACGGACCGGGGGCGCAGCCCGAGCACGTCTTCGGCTGCTTCCTGCTCGACCGTCCCGCGATCGAGGCGCTCCTGGCGCGCTTTCCCACGGAGGTGATGCACGACGATCGGCCGACCCTCGAGTACCGCGCGGTGCGGAACCTCTACGGCGCGCACCCCGACCACATCGACGCCCTGCTGAAGCTGAAGATGGAGCGCGGCAACTTCCTCCCCCCCCTCGAGGGGAGCCCGCCCCCGGTGGGGCTCGCGCTCTCGGGTACGGCGCGCCTCGTGCACCTCAAGAACGACCTCTCGGACCGGTTCACCTCCTGGGCGCTCCAGCGCTTCGGCGACGAGCCGCAGCTCCGGCTCGAGCGCGCGCGCACGCTCCTGCGGCACCGCAAGTTCGGCGAGGCCATCGCGCTCGCGCAGGCGCTGCCCAAGGAGCCGGGTTTTCTCGCCGAAGGGGCGCTGGTCGAGGGGCGGGCGCTCCTCCGGAGCGAGCGGGCGGGCGAGGCGCTCGCGAAGCTCTCGGCGATGGGACGCTTCCGGCCCACGGCGCGGCGCTACTACCAGCTCGAGGCGGCCACGACGGTCGGGAACTATCCGCTCGGCTGGCAGCTCGCCGAGGAACTCCTCGGCACGATCGACGACCGCACCGACCCGGACGCGCTGCTGCTCGACCGGCGCATGATTTACGAGCGGATCTTCGAGCTCGCACGCCGCAGCAAGGAGTTCGACCGCTCGGTGCGGCTGCTCACGCGCCGCAAGGAGACGACGGGGGGCGAGGTGGAGCGTCTCGCCGCGCTCCTCGAGGCGTATCGCGGCGCCGGGATGCCCAAGCAGGCCGCGCGGACCTTCGATGCGCTGCTGGAGTTCGACATCCTCGACGAGCGGCACCTGAAGAGCTGCGAGGCGATCTACCGCGAGGCGGGCGAGCCCGATCGCGCGAGCGCGTGCCGCGAACGGCGCGAGCGGCTCCTCGGTCCGAGCGAGCCGGAGACGCTCTGGAAGTAG
- a CDS encoding TRAP transporter small permease, whose amino-acid sequence MHLLTRLDRALAKTEEVILALLLVGMVLLASLQVLLRNVWDTGLDWADISLQHLTLLLGLLGAAIATSEGRHLNIDLFSRALKGRAQYGLRVLLNLFSVVACGFLVRGGWQAYQATLGSWKDTIPTGWTSGRQLGQQLTEGTFPPWLAQLALPIGFGLVGFHFLLRLVRDAGSLVTNRPWELKDETILEGDDALDEMERQAGGDGHGGEKR is encoded by the coding sequence GTGCACCTATTGACCCGGTTGGACCGTGCGCTCGCCAAGACCGAGGAGGTGATCCTCGCGCTCCTCCTCGTGGGCATGGTGCTGCTCGCCTCGCTCCAGGTGCTGCTGCGCAACGTCTGGGATACGGGCCTCGACTGGGCCGACATCTCGCTGCAGCACCTGACGCTCCTTCTCGGCCTCCTCGGCGCGGCGATCGCCACGAGCGAAGGCCGCCACCTGAACATCGACCTCTTCTCGCGGGCGCTGAAGGGGCGCGCGCAGTACGGCCTGCGCGTCCTGCTCAACCTCTTCTCCGTGGTCGCCTGCGGATTTCTCGTGCGCGGCGGCTGGCAGGCCTACCAGGCCACCCTCGGTTCGTGGAAGGACACCATCCCCACCGGCTGGACGTCCGGCCGGCAGCTCGGCCAGCAGCTCACGGAAGGGACCTTTCCCCCGTGGCTCGCGCAGCTCGCGCTCCCCATCGGCTTCGGCCTGGTCGGGTTTCACTTTTTGCTCCGGCTGGTGCGGGACGCGGGGAGCCTGGTCACCAACCGCCCCTGGGAGCTGAAGGACGAGACGATCCTCGAGGGAGACGACGCGCTCGACGAGATGGAGCGGCAGGCCGGCGGTGACGGGCACGGAGGGGAGAAGCGATGA
- a CDS encoding YihY family inner membrane protein, whose amino-acid sequence MTTSTTHKGPTALDHLRRLWDPVQLQLWLRESRGQHGAAIYGRRQLAIFLLTVRRLRDDEISRQAAALTYYTLLSLVPLLAVGFALFKAFGGLRALEGPLRQFVVDNLAPAQQAEVGLWLDRFLTSINAGAIAGVGVLILFYSAVGLLSSVEQSFNRIWGIQRVRALPIRFAIYWCLITLAPPLIGVSLSISAQLQRSSFVTAVTHWLPFGLGRWLVSGAGLVSVCLAYFLIFLIVPNIRVRWRSALVGGLVAGLLWSGCKVLFVWASAGSAKQSAVYGALSALPLLILWLYYSWVITLFGVTFTFANQMINSDAPLQPYGVTPTAAFREQLLVRLTVEVADDFAAGKPAPTAAELADRAGTMLSVVLPALDLLVEQHVLTEVQPEGYVLARAAETLHLEDVVRVARERAGTPLELGAPREGAVSEAHRLLGEADAARYAALGAADLAHLTVSQQKPGEPPTRGA is encoded by the coding sequence ATGACCACCTCCACGACGCACAAGGGCCCGACCGCCCTCGATCACCTCCGCAGGCTCTGGGACCCGGTGCAGCTACAGCTCTGGCTGCGCGAGAGCCGCGGCCAGCACGGCGCGGCGATCTACGGGCGACGGCAGCTCGCGATCTTCTTGCTCACCGTGCGGCGGCTGCGCGACGACGAGATCTCGCGGCAGGCGGCCGCCCTGACCTACTACACGCTCCTCTCGCTCGTCCCGCTCCTCGCCGTGGGCTTCGCCCTCTTCAAGGCCTTCGGCGGCCTGCGCGCGCTCGAGGGCCCCTTGCGCCAGTTCGTGGTCGACAACCTCGCTCCGGCGCAGCAGGCCGAGGTGGGGCTCTGGCTCGATCGCTTCCTCACCAGCATCAACGCCGGGGCCATCGCGGGGGTCGGCGTGCTGATCCTCTTCTACTCGGCCGTGGGACTGCTCTCGAGCGTGGAGCAGTCCTTCAACCGCATCTGGGGCATCCAGCGCGTGCGCGCGCTGCCCATCCGCTTCGCCATCTACTGGTGCCTGATCACGCTCGCGCCGCCGCTCATCGGCGTGTCGCTCTCCATCTCGGCCCAGCTCCAGCGCTCGTCCTTCGTCACCGCCGTGACCCACTGGCTCCCCTTCGGCCTCGGACGCTGGCTCGTCTCGGGGGCCGGGCTCGTCTCCGTCTGCCTGGCCTACTTCCTCATCTTCCTCATCGTGCCGAACATTCGCGTGCGCTGGCGCAGCGCCCTCGTCGGCGGCCTCGTAGCCGGGCTGCTCTGGAGCGGCTGCAAGGTGCTCTTCGTCTGGGCCTCCGCCGGCTCGGCCAAGCAGAGCGCCGTCTACGGCGCGCTGAGCGCCCTGCCGCTCCTCATCCTCTGGCTCTACTACAGCTGGGTCATCACCCTCTTCGGCGTGACCTTCACCTTCGCCAACCAGATGATCAACAGCGACGCGCCGCTCCAGCCCTACGGCGTCACGCCCACCGCCGCCTTCCGCGAGCAGCTCCTCGTGCGGCTGACCGTCGAGGTGGCCGACGACTTCGCCGCCGGCAAGCCCGCCCCCACCGCCGCCGAGCTCGCCGACCGCGCCGGAACCATGCTGTCGGTGGTGCTGCCGGCCCTCGACCTGCTGGTGGAACAGCACGTCCTGACGGAGGTGCAGCCCGAAGGCTACGTGCTCGCGCGAGCCGCCGAGACGCTCCACCTCGAGGACGTGGTGCGCGTGGCTCGCGAACGCGCGGGCACTCCGCTCGAGCTCGGCGCCCCCCGCGAAGGAGCCGTCTCCGAGGCGCACAGGCTGCTCGGCGAGGCGGACGCCGCCCGCTACGCGGCGCTCGGAGCGGCGGATCTCGCGCACCTCACGGTGTCGCAGCAGAAGCCCGGCGAGCCGCCGACGCGCGGCGCGTGA